The Aedes albopictus strain Foshan chromosome 2, AalbF5, whole genome shotgun sequence region CAGAAATGGTGATAGATACTAGCTGAGAGTCCTTCTCTTCCCGCGACGTGTTTCCGGTCCATTTGAGGCAGATTGGTTGCGGTTCCCCAGTCAAGCCAAGCTGCGCTACCAGATTACGTTCGACCAACGTTGATGAAGAGCCTTCATCCAGAAAGGCAAAGGTGTCAATTTTACCAGACTTCCCATGAAGCGTAACTGGTATGATCCGGAATAGGATACCTGAATCAAGTAGCTGGTGAGTGTGAGTACTACCTGCTTGTGTTGTCGGAGTCGTAGATTTTCCATGCAGCAGTGGATGATGTTTGAATTGACATCCATTCACATTGCACCGGTTGTTTATCCGACAGGATCTTTTTCCGTGGCTGTACAAACATATTTGACACACGTTCAGTGACCGAATACGTCGCCAGCGATCGTCGACGGAAAATGCCCTGAATGCTTGGCATTCTCGAAGCTTATGGCCTTCTTTATCGCAATGAAGACACCCGCTCGGCTTTTGCTGCGACGTCGTCGAAGAGAGTGTTTCGTCTGGCCTGGTAACGTGCGAGTTGATGAACCCTTTCGTCTTCTCTCTGGTCCCGATCTTCCGTGAATCCTGTTCGAAGAGCACCACACTTGAAGCATCTTGCATAACGCCGACCATATACTCGCTGAATGTCTTTAGATCCACTCCCGGACGGCCGCGCTTAAAACCTGCCCACATCAGCTTCTGATCTGAGGGCAACTTTCCAATGAGTTCCTGCAGAAGAGTGGGGTTCGACAAATGCGCTCTTTCATCCGCCGCATCGATGTGGTCACACAGTTCTTGAACCGCCATCCCGAACTCAATGAGGGCTTCCAACTTGTCCCCCGAATACTGGGCATAGCTTTCACCTTCTGCAACAAAACGTTGATAAGCAACTCCGGACGACCATATCTCATCCGCAACGTCTCTATCACTTGAGGTACGGCAGCTGGAAAGACTAAGCGACTGCGCACACTTTCTAATGCATGTCCTCGCAAGCATCTTTCTAGGCGCACCATGTTTTCTCCGTTTGTATACCCGCATGTTCTTGTCGTGTACTCGAAGTTGGAGATAAATATCGGCCATTCGGCTGGATCCCCAGAAAACGTAGGCAGATCTCGTGCTAAAGATTGACGAGAGGTTAGCTGTTGCGGCGTTGGCAGTTCGTCTACTCTCCTCTCCTGCCCGTTCACGTCTGGTGCCGCACCTTCAGATGATATTGGCGGAGTACCGACAGGATGTTGCTGCCTCAAAGGCTGCTGCGTTGAAAGCTGTTGTACCGGTGATGCCCACATTGGAAATTGTGGCAGCAGATTTGGCTGCTCTGCATACTGCTGGACTGGATGCTGTTGCACCGGACGTGCCTGCACTGACGGCCAACGCTCTGACTGCTGTTGAAGTGAAGATGGCTGCATCAGCGGCTGCTGCATTGACGGTGGCTGCGCCAGCTGCATTGGCTGTTGGATTTGACCTCGCTGCACTGATGGCTGTGGCACTGGATGATGACGTTCTACATGCTCCTGCACTGACGGCTGCTGCATCGCAGACTGCTGCACCGAAGGCTGCTGCTCTGAATACTGAGGGACTTGATACTGACGAACTTGAGGCTGCTGTACTATACGCGGCTGCACCAAAGGCTGCTGCACTGGACGCGGACATTCGATATGCTGCTGCACTGACGGCTGCTGCATCGTGGATTGCCGCTCCGAAGGCTGCTGCACTGGAAACGGTTGCGCTGGATACTGCTGCACTTGAGACTGCTGCACTATACGCGGCTGCACCAAAGGCTCCCGCTGCTGCACTGGACGCTGACACTCGATTAGCTGCTGCATTGACGGCTGCTGCATCACGGGTTGCCGCTCCGAAGGCTGCTGCACTGGAAGCTGTTGCGCTGCATACTGCTGCACTTGAGATTGACGATCTATCTGCTGCACCAACGGCTGCTGCATCTTTGACTGCTGCACAGCGAGCTGCTGCACTAACGGCGGCTGCTGCACTGGAGGCTGTTGCTCTATATACTGCTGCACCGGTGGCTCCTGCATTGCGGATTGCTGCCCCGTACGTGACTGCAACAACGGCTCCTGTACTGGTGGCTGCTGCACTGGATGCTGACTCTCTGCATGCTGCTGCACTGGAGGTTGCTGCATAGCTGATTGCTGCACTGTTGGCTGCTGCACTAGGGGCGGAAGCACTAATTCTTGTTGCACTGGGGGTTGGTACCCGAAAGCATACTGTTGTAGGTGTGGTACTTGGGTTATTGCAGGGGGGAAAGGAGTGTGTTGGGTAACAGTCGATTGCTCGTTATTCATTGCATTAGAGCGCGCGTGGGTTATACGCTGCTGCTCATGGGGGGGATTTTGCATGGTTGGATATGACTTCAGTTGAG contains the following coding sequences:
- the LOC109406183 gene encoding putative mediator of RNA polymerase II transcription subunit 12, with amino-acid sequence MSHHPETSKKYGCGGCDRPDEADNLIQCVACDAWWHFSCAGVTGSITDRSWMCTRCKRTSRASSRASVASRSSSQLAESMARLRERQELQKQRTEVEMEKKFLEEQRKLLEASIAAEEERRSQVSCTNSRRRVQDWIENSADQTTSAAEGNRQPVVQQHETHPHQGNSDYAAAAGNLDIQLHSSPLRDRTIPAFETTEDFSDLQPLPEVINQHNARDLIRELRVRLERCLLQSEPTSPQLADLQQQLQLCREEIEGMHFTVHRLATASTPAAQTDNMGTAVSSNDRLVQPAESLGAIPKHRPNEFLQGKCHASENQTERIHENNLSQLKSYPTMQNPPHEQQRITHARSNAMNNEQSTVTQHTPFPPAITQVPHLQQYAFGYQPPVQQELVLPPLVQQPTVQQSAMQQPPVQQHAESQHPVQQPPVQEPLLQSRTGQQSAMQEPPVQQYIEQQPPVQQPPLVQQLAVQQSKMQQPLVQQIDRQSQVQQYAAQQLPVQQPSERQPVMQQPSMQQLIECQRPVQQREPLVQPRIVQQSQVQQYPAQPFPVQQPSERQSTMQQPSVQQHIECPRPVQQPLVQPRIVQQPQVRQYQVPQYSEQQPSVQQSAMQQPSVQEHVERHHPVPQPSVQRGQIQQPMQLAQPPSMQQPLMQPSSLQQQSERWPSVQARPVQQHPVQQYAEQPNLLPQFPMWASPVQQLSTQQPLRQQHPVGTPPISSEGAAPDVNGQERRVDELPTPQQLTSRQSLARDLPTFSGDPAEWPIFISNFEYTTRTCGYTNGENMVRLERCLRGHALESVRSRLVFPAAVPQVIETLRMRYGRPELLINVLLQKVKAMPSIRGTSWKPSLSSGWRFKNCVTTSMRRMKERICRTPLFCRNSLESCPQIRS